The Puntigrus tetrazona isolate hp1 chromosome 16, ASM1883169v1, whole genome shotgun sequence genome includes a region encoding these proteins:
- the LOC122361047 gene encoding LOW QUALITY PROTEIN: NADH dehydrogenase [ubiquinone] 1 beta subcomplex subunit 9-like (The sequence of the model RefSeq protein was modified relative to this genomic sequence to represent the inferred CDS: inserted 1 base in 1 codon): MAAAYLTHHQKVLRLYKKSLRHIESWCIFRDKYRFYACLLRARFDENKHEKDMMKATMMLKAGEEEFWDNQHPQPYVFPDSPGGTSYERYECYKIPEWCLDHWHPSEKAMYPDYFAKREQWKKLRVQSWEKEVQQLQAETPADGPKSEVLPPXRKEGDLPPLWWQFVTRPRERPM, from the exons ATGGCGGCTGCCTACTTGACTCACCATCAGAAGGTCCTGCGACTTTACAAGAAATCACTTAGACACATCGAGTCATGGTGTATTTTCAG GGATAAATACCGCTTCTATGCATGTTTGCTGCGAGCACGCTTTGATGAGAACAAGCATGAGAAGGACATGATGAAGGCCACCATGATGCTGAAGGCAGGTGAGGAGGAATTCTGGGACAATCAGCACCCGCAACCCTACGTGTTCCCAGACTCACCTGGAGGAACATCCTATGAAAGATATGAGTGCTACAAA ATTCCTGAATGGTGTCTGGATCACTGGCATCCCTCAGAGAAAGCCATGTACCCTGATTACTTTGCTAAGAGGGAGCAGTGGAAAAAGCTGCGGGTTCAGAGCTGGGAAAAAGAG gTCCAGCAGCTGCAAGCCGAAACCCCTGCTGATGGCCCTAAATCTGAGGTCCTGCCTC CCCGCAAAGAAGGAGACCTCCCACCCCTATGGTGGCAGTTTGTCACTCGTCCCAGAGAGCGTCCCATGTAA